In the genome of Croceimicrobium hydrocarbonivorans, one region contains:
- a CDS encoding ATP-grasp domain-containing protein, whose product MHRLIRRAKNFKHRFLHWEYWHYAFIYYPLFPIWLFWSLRNRTLFFFNAVNPGFSYGGLTLASKMDMYKSLPLGSYPQTILWKPEEEASIRHIELRLRQSQLKFPLILKPDMGYRGMGVKLIRNKQSLTRELSSHQWSYLLQEYIPYSNEVGVFYVRMPGDSQGTVTGVVEKHFLKVVGDGQSSLEDLIDDQPRSRMQYKRLLQEYGHKAFQKILKPGQEMILVPFGSHSRGAEFRDVSNRLSSEMLTAIQAICDRMPGFYYGRLDILFKDWDSLLRGQNFKVIEVNGVASEPTHIYDPEHSLFFAWREIIRHCALMERIARANQERGYGFMSHREGRSMLRQHRDLAHFLQKI is encoded by the coding sequence ATGCATAGACTGATTCGACGCGCCAAAAATTTTAAACATCGGTTCCTTCACTGGGAGTATTGGCACTATGCCTTTATCTATTATCCCTTATTTCCAATTTGGTTGTTTTGGTCTTTGCGTAATCGAACCTTGTTTTTCTTCAATGCGGTGAACCCTGGCTTTAGTTATGGAGGCTTGACCCTCGCTTCTAAAATGGATATGTACAAGAGCTTGCCCTTAGGCTCCTATCCTCAGACTATTCTTTGGAAACCAGAAGAGGAGGCATCAATACGACATATTGAACTTCGCTTGCGTCAGTCTCAATTAAAATTTCCGCTCATCCTGAAACCAGATATGGGATACCGGGGAATGGGGGTGAAATTGATTAGGAATAAACAATCCTTAACTCGAGAATTAAGCTCGCATCAATGGTCCTATCTATTACAAGAGTACATTCCCTATTCAAATGAAGTGGGCGTTTTCTATGTCCGTATGCCGGGTGATAGTCAGGGTACAGTTACCGGAGTGGTAGAAAAGCACTTTTTAAAGGTGGTGGGCGATGGGCAAAGCAGCCTGGAAGACTTAATCGACGATCAACCGCGCAGTCGAATGCAGTACAAGCGCTTATTGCAAGAATATGGGCATAAAGCCTTCCAGAAGATTCTGAAGCCTGGGCAAGAAATGATCTTGGTTCCTTTTGGCAGTCACAGTCGGGGAGCCGAATTTAGGGATGTTAGTAATCGGCTTAGTTCTGAAATGTTAACCGCTATTCAAGCAATTTGCGATCGCATGCCTGGCTTTTATTATGGCCGATTGGATATTCTTTTTAAAGATTGGGATTCGCTTCTAAGGGGACAAAATTTTAAAGTGATCGAAGTGAATGGGGTAGCCAGTGAGCCCACTCATATTTATGATCCTGAGCATTCCCTGTTTTTTGCTTGGAGGGAAATCATCCGGCATTGTGCGCTGATGGAGCGCATTGCTCGGGCTAATCAAGAGCGAGGCTATGGGTTTATGAGTCATCGTGAAGGGCGCAGCATGCTGAGGCAGCATCGTGATTTGGCCCATTTTCTACAAAAAATCTAA
- a CDS encoding carboxypeptidase-like regulatory domain-containing protein — MKSNTPLIFVLFLLMSFGLWAQQRPGSLKGTITDSLTGETIPLASISIIDADSTIVAEGQTDFDGKYHINPVPPGTYTVRVSFIAYTTLKMTGVLISPNSPTLQDFMMIESEENSPDELVVEYEVPLIDKHSCRMLTSEEIQEIAVRDIYAVAAPLICCVPSNVNSSCNPDAHCEYIIDGVKVNGPDTLPQTYCPGVKVEPSSGSPAQFKSKEEAKRVPEAARGSHIPANLIDTTSLMDRAKASGALMLEIDEDPAGRNSNLPCLARKEFKMMLDLQSWERSGKAFINLIGSPWIWIVNQGLYFPKWRCMPSIGVNPERYYFSGTPARYKSKEESKIQGRAI; from the coding sequence ATGAAAAGCAACACTCCTTTAATTTTTGTTCTATTTCTATTGATGAGTTTTGGGCTTTGGGCCCAGCAGAGACCGGGGTCATTGAAGGGCACGATTACCGATTCATTAACAGGAGAGACTATTCCTCTGGCTAGTATTAGTATAATTGATGCTGATAGTACAATCGTGGCTGAAGGTCAGACTGACTTTGACGGGAAATACCATATAAATCCAGTACCTCCGGGCACCTACACGGTTAGAGTGAGTTTCATTGCTTACACTACCTTGAAAATGACAGGAGTTTTAATTAGTCCCAACTCCCCAACCTTGCAGGATTTTATGATGATAGAAAGTGAGGAGAATAGTCCCGATGAATTGGTAGTTGAATACGAGGTGCCTTTAATTGATAAGCATTCTTGTAGAATGCTTACCTCAGAAGAAATTCAAGAAATTGCGGTGCGAGATATATACGCCGTAGCCGCTCCATTGATTTGTTGTGTTCCTTCAAATGTAAATAGTAGCTGTAATCCAGATGCGCACTGTGAGTACATCATTGATGGGGTCAAAGTCAATGGTCCTGACACTTTACCCCAAACTTACTGCCCTGGGGTTAAGGTAGAGCCCAGCAGTGGAAGCCCGGCTCAGTTTAAATCCAAAGAAGAAGCTAAAAGAGTTCCAGAGGCAGCAAGAGGCAGCCATATTCCAGCCAATCTTATTGATACTACCTCCTTAATGGATAGGGCGAAAGCTTCGGGAGCATTGATGCTTGAAATAGATGAAGACCCGGCTGGAAGAAATTCGAATCTTCCTTGTTTAGCTCGTAAAGAATTTAAAATGATGCTTGATCTACAGAGTTGGGAACGATCTGGCAAAGCCTTCATCAACTTGATAGGAAGTCCGTGGATTTGGATTGTTAATCAAGGACTTTATTTCCCAAAATGGAGATGCATGCCATCGATAGGTGTAAATCCAGAGAGGTATTATTTCAGTGGGACACCGGCCCGATATAAATCGAAGGAAGAATCTAAAATTCAAGGCAGGGCTATCTAA
- a CDS encoding YfbK domain-containing protein has protein sequence MNSTNPDFAFLSAVLQYVLLLRRSSYAGSSSLDSAIALAESNLGPDPHGSRREFVQLCKLAKDLQ, from the coding sequence ATAAACAGTACTAACCCTGATTTCGCATTCCTCTCGGCGGTGCTCCAATATGTTTTACTGCTTCGCCGGAGCAGCTATGCAGGTTCGAGTAGCCTCGATTCGGCCATTGCTTTAGCCGAATCTAACCTGGGCCCGGACCCGCATGGCAGCCGCCGAGAGTTCGTACAACTCTGCAAGCTCGCGAAAGACTTGCAGTAA
- a CDS encoding sensor histidine kinase: MRFRGTLIPLLSQLLLSLLFAWLLLVQHLWIFSALMAILWILNAYWLNQRLQSTERELQNALRNSEVGDYNFYWPEQKSGGSRRELYRLLNVWLGQLRQYKSQKQSQTELLTDILRQLPFHLILLEADGSLRNLKPEVDSLPGMRHHMSAEDWPQVFPYLKKLLESPNENSRLVQLRYDGEKQNWLIQKVPVIREGHELKLLVLSNQQKHFEEQENETLEKILHVLTHEIMNSVSPINSLADTLGHHLQIEANSAGNYELKEEQFQDLQSTASIIKRRSEGLMSFVERYARFARLPRLQKSEIHWPTFLAEVQTLAASELKDAGMELELRIIQGQRSLYADHDLMSQVLLNLIRNAMESMLQNQSSQLTLELDQGDGYHYLKLIDSGPAVEESMQDQIFLPFFSTKKRGSGIGLSLSRKIIMAHGGRLYLQQKQGYKAFCIDLPF, translated from the coding sequence ATGAGGTTTAGAGGCACATTAATTCCGCTTTTAAGTCAGCTTCTACTTAGCTTGCTTTTCGCCTGGTTACTTTTGGTGCAGCACTTGTGGATCTTTTCGGCCCTTATGGCGATACTGTGGATTCTCAATGCTTATTGGCTAAACCAAAGACTGCAAAGCACCGAAAGGGAGCTGCAAAATGCACTGCGTAACAGTGAGGTTGGTGACTACAATTTTTACTGGCCAGAACAAAAGAGCGGCGGTAGCCGACGAGAATTATACCGGCTCTTAAATGTATGGCTGGGTCAGCTAAGGCAGTACAAATCTCAAAAACAGAGTCAAACTGAACTGCTCACTGATATCTTACGGCAACTACCTTTTCATCTTATTTTATTGGAAGCAGATGGATCCTTGCGAAACCTAAAGCCGGAGGTTGACTCCCTTCCGGGGATGCGGCATCATATGTCGGCGGAGGATTGGCCCCAAGTATTCCCCTATCTAAAGAAGCTCCTCGAATCGCCAAATGAAAATTCGCGTCTGGTACAGCTCCGTTATGATGGTGAAAAGCAAAATTGGCTTATTCAAAAAGTGCCGGTCATTCGGGAGGGCCACGAATTAAAACTCCTGGTTTTAAGCAATCAGCAAAAGCATTTCGAAGAGCAGGAGAATGAAACTTTGGAAAAAATCCTGCATGTGCTCACCCATGAAATTATGAATTCAGTGAGCCCGATTAATTCACTGGCCGATACCTTGGGACATCATTTGCAAATTGAGGCCAATAGTGCTGGTAACTATGAATTGAAGGAAGAGCAATTTCAAGACTTGCAAAGCACCGCCAGCATTATTAAGCGACGCAGTGAGGGCCTAATGAGTTTTGTAGAACGCTATGCGCGCTTTGCTCGTTTACCTCGCTTGCAAAAAAGTGAAATTCACTGGCCCACTTTTCTGGCCGAAGTGCAAACTTTAGCGGCTTCGGAATTGAAAGATGCCGGCATGGAGCTAGAACTTCGGATTATTCAAGGGCAGCGAAGCCTCTATGCCGATCACGATTTGATGAGCCAGGTATTATTAAACCTGATTCGCAATGCTATGGAAAGCATGCTTCAAAATCAAAGTAGCCAATTGACCTTAGAATTGGATCAAGGCGATGGCTATCATTATTTGAAGCTGATCGACAGTGGACCTGCGGTTGAAGAAAGTATGCAGGATCAAATCTTCCTTCCTTTTTTCAGCACTAAGAAAAGGGGCTCCGGAATTGGCTTAAGTCTTTCCCGCAAGATCATCATGGCGCATGGCGGTAGACTTTATTTACAGCAAAAGCAGGGCTACAAAGCTTTCTGTATTGACTTGCCCTTCTAA
- a CDS encoding sigma-54-dependent transcriptional regulator, which produces MKSAARILIIDDDADLRESLALYLKIHFSKVSVLGDPRKVHEALNQEEYDLILLDMNFQAGRNDGQEGLYWLKHIKELRPEIMVLLITAYGDIDLAIEALKSGASDFILKPWQNQKLLAALLRAYELKSTKGKLKQFQQQQDKSGNELIQLLENSARSASSIALLQQARRVAETDAQVLIRGENGTGKSQLARYLHLNSLRKDAPLVSVDLGAIPENLFEAELFGVKKGAFTDAREDRSGLVQQAEGGSLFLDEIGNCSLLHQQKLLRLIQDQSYQIVGSPELRHCNVRIIAASNSDLELAVKEGLFRQDLYYRINTIELKIEALRNRQEDLEVLIDYYLDYHNRKYGRQLELETDQRAQLLAYTWPGNIRELSHSLERAVILKDGHFEQSLGSGASSMPGNEASDLLSLNLEELEAQHIHQVLNHYQGNISKTAQHLGVNRNTLYRKLDKYQIQHEV; this is translated from the coding sequence ATGAAAAGTGCCGCCCGAATTTTAATTATTGATGATGATGCCGATCTCCGTGAATCTCTGGCTCTTTATCTAAAAATCCACTTTTCCAAAGTTTCCGTTCTAGGTGATCCCCGAAAAGTACATGAGGCCCTTAATCAGGAAGAGTATGATTTAATTCTGCTCGATATGAATTTCCAGGCCGGTCGCAATGATGGTCAGGAGGGGCTTTACTGGCTTAAGCATATCAAAGAATTAAGACCTGAAATAATGGTCTTGTTGATTACCGCCTATGGTGATATTGATTTGGCAATTGAAGCCTTAAAAAGTGGGGCCTCTGACTTTATTTTAAAACCCTGGCAAAATCAAAAACTCCTGGCAGCCCTTTTACGGGCCTATGAATTAAAGAGCACCAAGGGTAAATTAAAGCAGTTTCAGCAGCAGCAGGATAAAAGTGGAAATGAGCTGATTCAATTATTAGAGAACAGTGCTCGCAGTGCCTCCAGTATTGCCCTCTTGCAACAAGCACGGCGGGTAGCTGAAACCGATGCTCAGGTATTAATTCGTGGAGAGAATGGCACCGGCAAAAGTCAATTGGCTCGCTACCTGCATTTAAATAGCCTGCGTAAAGATGCGCCCCTTGTAAGTGTGGATCTGGGCGCGATTCCCGAAAATCTTTTTGAAGCAGAGCTTTTCGGCGTTAAAAAAGGGGCCTTTACTGATGCACGAGAAGATCGCAGCGGCTTAGTACAACAAGCTGAAGGAGGCAGCCTATTTTTAGATGAAATTGGCAATTGCTCCTTACTCCATCAGCAAAAGTTATTGCGCTTAATTCAGGATCAGAGCTACCAAATCGTAGGTTCTCCAGAGCTCAGACATTGTAATGTGCGCATTATTGCCGCCAGCAATAGTGATTTGGAACTAGCAGTTAAGGAAGGTTTGTTTCGCCAGGATTTATACTACCGTATCAACACTATTGAACTAAAAATTGAAGCCCTTCGCAATCGCCAAGAAGACCTGGAGGTACTCATAGATTATTATCTGGATTACCACAATCGTAAATACGGCAGGCAATTGGAATTGGAGACCGATCAAAGAGCCCAATTATTAGCTTACACATGGCCCGGCAATATCCGAGAACTATCCCATAGCCTTGAAAGAGCCGTTATTTTAAAGGATGGTCATTTTGAGCAAAGCTTAGGCTCCGGAGCTAGTTCCATGCCAGGTAATGAAGCCAGTGATTTACTGTCTTTAAACCTAGAAGAACTGGAGGCCCAACATATTCATCAGGTCTTGAACCATTATCAGGGTAATATCTCTAAAACCGCTCAGCATTTAGGAGTTAATCGAAACACCCTTTATCGCAAGCTTGATAAATACCAGATTCAACATGAGGTTTAG
- a CDS encoding efflux RND transporter periplasmic adaptor subunit has translation MISPDERPGIWKKYRWWIIASVSVIALFVFLIQGERVYELSKDRVLLAKVEARLFEDVISFQARVEPEVSFSLDAVEGGTVQEIFVEAGQAVEAGQPLLRLANTTLMLDFMNRETQIVEQINNLRNTRMQLELNERQLQEQVLDLRFEQEAMARQYAIDTLLFMDSVIASQEFLDSEARFRYLVEKRELLEDNFQTNRQYRARQLQALDRSIEMMERNLNAIRKNLENLVVKAPIDGQLTTFLPEIGQSINRGENIGRIEDLDTYILRANIDEHYLSRVEAGQNAFYELNNYRWELAVAKVYPQVSNNQFLVDFEYKDTIPAQLRSGQGLNLRLALSASSNAVVVPRGAFFSSTGGNWVFVLNEKGDQAFKRAVELGRQNPDYIEVVSGLEPGEQIISSSYESFKEYEQLRLKSAEHE, from the coding sequence ATGATTAGTCCGGATGAACGTCCGGGAATTTGGAAAAAGTATCGCTGGTGGATAATTGCTAGTGTCTCTGTAATCGCCCTCTTTGTATTCTTGATACAAGGGGAGCGGGTTTATGAGCTATCAAAAGATCGGGTATTACTGGCCAAGGTAGAAGCCCGTTTGTTTGAAGATGTAATTTCATTTCAAGCCCGAGTAGAGCCGGAGGTGTCCTTTTCTTTGGATGCCGTGGAAGGGGGAACTGTACAAGAAATCTTTGTGGAGGCCGGTCAGGCGGTAGAGGCCGGTCAGCCCTTGCTACGACTGGCAAACACGACTTTGATGCTGGACTTCATGAATCGGGAAACGCAAATTGTGGAACAGATCAATAATCTCCGAAATACCCGTATGCAACTGGAACTCAATGAAAGACAATTGCAGGAGCAGGTTTTAGATTTACGCTTCGAACAAGAGGCAATGGCGCGTCAATATGCTATCGATACCCTGCTGTTTATGGATAGCGTTATTGCCAGTCAGGAGTTTTTAGACTCTGAGGCAAGGTTCCGCTATTTGGTCGAGAAGCGAGAATTGCTGGAAGATAATTTTCAAACCAATCGCCAGTATCGGGCCCGTCAATTACAGGCTTTGGATCGATCCATTGAGATGATGGAGCGCAATCTGAATGCCATCCGTAAAAATTTAGAAAACCTGGTAGTAAAGGCTCCTATCGATGGGCAGTTAACCACCTTTTTACCAGAAATAGGTCAGAGTATTAATCGAGGCGAGAACATTGGTCGCATTGAAGATTTGGATACCTATATCCTCCGCGCCAATATTGATGAGCATTACCTCTCCCGCGTGGAAGCCGGTCAAAATGCTTTTTACGAACTCAATAATTACCGTTGGGAACTAGCCGTAGCTAAGGTCTATCCGCAGGTAAGCAACAATCAGTTCCTGGTAGATTTTGAATATAAAGACACTATTCCGGCACAATTGCGCAGTGGTCAGGGCTTAAACCTTCGCTTGGCCCTCAGTGCCAGTTCTAATGCGGTGGTGGTGCCAAGAGGGGCTTTCTTTAGTTCTACTGGTGGAAACTGGGTTTTTGTACTCAATGAAAAGGGTGACCAAGCCTTTAAAAGGGCGGTAGAATTAGGTCGACAAAACCCTGACTATATAGAAGTAGTCTCTGGATTGGAGCCCGGAGAACAAATCATCAGCTCCAGCTACGAAAGTTTTAAGGAATACGAGCAATTGCGATTAAAATCAGCAGAACATGAATGA
- a CDS encoding ABC transporter ATP-binding protein, whose product MIKTEGLEMRYRTDLMETMALNSVDLEIKKGEFISIMGPSGCGKSTLLNILGMLDQPSAGDYFFEGQNIAKMKEQQRARLRKEKVGFVFQSFNLIDELSVFENVELPLLYQGRSAAERKAQVQKILERMGIDHRATHYPQQLSGGQQQRVAVARATVGEPSVIFADEPTGNLDSVHGDEVMNLLSDLNRSGTTIVMVTHSAHDAAYSQRSIRLFDGKVIGENQNRLEEVQS is encoded by the coding sequence ATTATTAAGACCGAAGGTCTGGAAATGCGTTATCGCACCGATCTCATGGAAACCATGGCTTTGAATTCGGTAGATCTTGAAATCAAGAAAGGAGAGTTTATTTCCATTATGGGCCCTTCCGGTTGTGGTAAATCTACCTTATTGAATATTCTGGGAATGCTGGATCAACCCAGCGCGGGAGACTACTTTTTCGAGGGGCAAAATATTGCCAAAATGAAGGAGCAGCAAAGGGCTCGCTTACGCAAAGAAAAGGTAGGCTTCGTATTCCAAAGCTTTAACCTAATTGATGAGCTTTCTGTTTTTGAAAACGTGGAACTGCCCTTGCTTTATCAAGGACGTTCGGCGGCAGAGCGAAAGGCACAAGTACAAAAAATTTTAGAGCGAATGGGTATTGATCACCGCGCTACCCATTATCCGCAGCAGCTCAGCGGGGGTCAGCAGCAAAGGGTGGCTGTTGCTCGAGCAACGGTTGGTGAGCCTTCAGTAATATTTGCTGATGAGCCCACTGGTAATCTGGATAGTGTTCACGGCGATGAAGTAATGAACCTCCTCAGTGATTTAAATCGCAGTGGTACCACTATCGTAATGGTTACTCACTCTGCACACGATGCTGCTTACTCCCAGCGGAGCATTCGCTTATTTGATGGTAAGGTGATTGGCGAAAACCAAAACCGCTTAGAAGAAGTACAGTCATGA
- a CDS encoding ABC transporter permease: protein MMFSNYLKVSWRHLLAGKANSIISVLGLSVGVASAILIALYIQDELSYDQFHTKKDRIARIVERIDHNGEIKAAVTSFPVGPQFMSDYPEVVSFVRIMQMGGSMTIKVEDQIFREDHFLRADSTLFEIFDFKLLQGDPIGALAGPNLVVLNEELAIKFFGTPSEAMGKQLFIGTSQFTVNGVVENGTRSSDIKYQAFTSMSTLPQQAQQVFNGDWFRLVCQTYLLFDQPVAEMDFDSQLADFTERIIKPFVATFGWGSTADFTLQPLEGLHFDNSREYDTPKGNLSYLYIFGLLALLILIIATINFVNLALSQSVKRAKEVGVRKALGAGQNQLRNQFLGESFLVVLLAMIIGLGLVEVLLATFNTTTDKNFAFVDLFDWRMLLTLLGILLVTALMAGLYPALVLSKFQSSRILRGSLPKIGRYGNLRRILMVVQLAFSILMIIGTLAIQSQMRYLQDMDLGFEQDQIVVLNIPQDTAVFNHLDSFKDRLLAHSEFEGVSGSQAIPGTNVGELMFRIEQNAEMVDKNIKFIAADEDFFEILGLELVNGRLFSNDIQSDVQQAFIINETAAKSFGWDEPLGKRIQWGLQDNGQAASDGEVVGVIKDFHFASLHNPMEPLVILFRPNFSLLFSMKLSGGQVRSGLTVLEEEWSNFAGNHPLEYTFLDERIQSQYESEKTLLKIFGYFAFISIMIAGLGLFALTSYTVEQRLKEFSVRKILGAELKDLGMLLAKEFMLLIGVAALISIPLAGWGITSWLEEFSYRISMPWLSFVLALLLIALVTLIAMSYHVIRLARTNPARILRDE from the coding sequence ATGATGTTTAGCAATTACCTAAAAGTAAGCTGGCGCCACCTGCTTGCCGGAAAGGCCAATAGCATCATTAGCGTGCTTGGACTTTCGGTAGGGGTAGCCAGTGCCATTCTCATTGCTCTTTACATCCAGGATGAATTGAGTTATGATCAGTTTCATACTAAGAAGGATCGCATTGCCCGGATCGTGGAACGCATCGATCATAATGGTGAAATTAAGGCGGCAGTCACTAGTTTTCCTGTCGGACCTCAGTTTATGAGCGATTACCCTGAAGTGGTGAGTTTTGTTCGAATTATGCAAATGGGAGGGTCCATGACCATAAAAGTTGAGGATCAAATATTTCGAGAAGATCACTTTTTAAGAGCGGATAGTACTCTCTTTGAAATCTTTGATTTTAAATTATTACAAGGGGATCCGATCGGTGCTTTAGCCGGGCCAAATCTGGTGGTGTTAAATGAGGAATTGGCTATTAAGTTTTTTGGTACTCCTAGTGAGGCAATGGGTAAACAATTGTTCATAGGTACTAGTCAGTTTACGGTGAACGGCGTGGTCGAAAATGGCACCAGATCGAGTGATATCAAGTATCAGGCTTTTACTTCAATGAGCACACTGCCGCAACAGGCTCAGCAAGTTTTCAATGGAGATTGGTTCCGCTTGGTATGTCAAACATATCTACTGTTCGACCAACCGGTTGCCGAAATGGATTTTGATTCCCAACTAGCGGATTTCACCGAGCGGATAATCAAACCCTTCGTAGCTACTTTTGGTTGGGGCAGCACCGCCGACTTTACATTGCAACCTTTAGAGGGCTTGCATTTCGATAATAGTCGGGAATACGATACGCCTAAAGGAAATCTGTCCTATCTCTATATTTTCGGATTATTAGCCTTGTTAATCCTGATTATCGCTACCATCAATTTCGTGAATCTGGCTTTAAGTCAATCTGTAAAAAGAGCCAAAGAAGTTGGCGTTAGGAAGGCTTTGGGAGCTGGGCAAAATCAATTGCGCAATCAATTTTTAGGGGAGAGCTTTTTAGTGGTTCTTTTGGCCATGATTATCGGTCTTGGTTTGGTGGAGGTATTGCTGGCTACCTTCAATACTACTACAGACAAGAACTTTGCTTTCGTGGATCTCTTTGATTGGCGAATGTTGCTAACCCTTCTCGGTATTTTATTAGTTACTGCTCTAATGGCGGGATTGTATCCAGCCTTGGTCTTAAGTAAATTTCAAAGCTCACGAATTTTACGCGGTAGCCTACCTAAGATAGGTCGTTATGGGAATTTACGACGCATCCTTATGGTGGTTCAATTGGCTTTTTCCATCCTGATGATCATCGGTACTCTGGCCATTCAAAGTCAAATGCGCTATTTGCAGGATATGGACTTAGGCTTCGAGCAAGATCAAATTGTGGTGCTTAATATTCCTCAGGATACAGCAGTCTTTAATCATTTGGATTCCTTTAAAGATCGCCTCTTAGCACACAGCGAATTTGAAGGCGTAAGTGGCTCGCAGGCCATTCCCGGAACCAATGTAGGTGAGCTGATGTTTCGCATTGAGCAGAACGCTGAAATGGTAGATAAGAACATTAAATTCATTGCTGCCGATGAGGACTTTTTTGAAATATTGGGGCTGGAGTTAGTGAATGGCCGACTTTTCTCTAACGACATTCAAAGTGATGTGCAGCAGGCTTTCATCATCAATGAAACCGCGGCTAAAAGTTTTGGCTGGGATGAACCACTAGGTAAACGTATTCAATGGGGTTTACAAGATAATGGTCAGGCAGCCAGTGATGGCGAGGTTGTAGGGGTGATCAAGGATTTCCACTTTGCTTCCTTACATAATCCCATGGAGCCTTTGGTAATTTTATTCCGCCCCAATTTTAGTTTACTCTTCAGTATGAAATTGTCAGGCGGGCAAGTGCGTTCTGGCCTTACAGTATTGGAAGAGGAATGGAGCAATTTTGCAGGAAATCATCCGCTTGAGTATACTTTTCTGGACGAGCGTATTCAAAGTCAGTACGAAAGTGAAAAGACCCTTTTGAAAATCTTCGGCTATTTTGCTTTCATCAGTATAATGATAGCCGGTTTGGGACTCTTTGCCTTGACCTCTTATACCGTAGAACAACGTTTGAAGGAGTTTAGCGTGCGTAAAATATTAGGAGCGGAACTCAAGGATTTGGGTATGCTCCTGGCCAAAGAATTCATGCTTTTAATTGGAGTGGCAGCCCTTATTAGTATCCCCTTGGCGGGATGGGGTATCACATCTTGGCTCGAAGAATTTTCCTATCGAATATCAATGCCCTGGCTAAGCTTTGTTTTAGCCTTGCTGCTGATTGCCCTGGTTACATTAATCGCCATGTCTTATCATGTAATTCGATTGGCTCGTACTAACCCTGCAAGGATCCTTCGCGACGAATAA